The Verrucomicrobiota bacterium nucleotide sequence CCCAGATGCGTGGACGAAACGGTCACGCCCGCGCCGCGTGAATGGAGCGCCAGGTTTGTCCCCTCGGCGTCGAGAACCTCGACGCCCGAGATCGAGAACGCGTGGCCGAGACCAAGCACGTCGGGCAGATTCTCGCCGACGATCCAGATCTGCTTGGCCCGCCGCCCGTCGAACCGGATCTCGATCGGCTCCATGGCCGGATTGGCCGCGAGCTCGTCGTTCTCGTAGACGGTCTCCCAGTGATGAGCATCCCGGCTGACCTTCACGGTGAGCTTGCGCGGCAGGCCCTGGCCTACTCCGGCCGTGTCCTTCGGCTCACCTGGGATCGGGGCGTAGCCGCGCATGCCCTGCCTATGCAGCACGAGGCGGACGGCGCCGATCTCGGCCTCAGCCGCAAGGTCGATACGGATCCACACCGGCTCGAAGTCGGGCTCGATCTGCGCGCGGCTGCACCAGCACGTCTCCGGATCGCCGTCAATGAGGTGCACGCACAGCAGCGGCTGGTCGTCGATGCGCAGCGAACGCGGCTCGCGCGCCGGCGTCGAGCCGAGCAGGTTGTTCGTGATCTCCCACGACTTCTTCGGCACGAGCTTCGTGCCTGCACCAACTCCGTCCTGCCAGGTCAGGCCTGGGATGAAGTCGGGGCTCACACCGTGAATGTACGTGTAGCCAAACGCATAGACAGGCACGCCGTCGCACGTGGCCTCAACGGTGGCAAAATCTTCAATGGTTGGGGTCGGTTTCATTCCATGGTTCTCCAGAGTCGGTGGTTCATCCCGCTGGCCGCGAACGCAGTCCGATGGCGCCGCAACAAGCGCAAGCACGATCGGACATGTCGTGGACCAGCTTCAGCTCAGTTCAGCTCCTCATGTCGCCGCGGGACGTCGGCTCATCAGAGCCCGGCACTTATGCTATGAGACACCCCAACTGGCAAGAGAGAAAGCCCACGGCGTGGTCAATCGTCCAGTTCATTCAATAACTATTACGAGCCGGAGAGGGAAACGCCCCGGCGGGCTTGTGTTTCCCCCGATGCCGGGCAGGCTACACGGGGCCTGCCTTGCCCAGCACGATGAGCAACGGCCAGTCGCGCACACGGATCGCCTTGAGTGTCCCGAAATCAGAAACCGTCAGTTCGTGACGCGTTCCGTTGAGTGCGTCGATGCCTTCGGCGGCCGTGAAGCCCAAGCCCGGAAGCCGGATATCGGTCACGTGCTCGCGCGAGGCGTCGTCAACGGCCTCACCAGCCAGCCAGACGGCAATGACGAGATCCCCGTTGCCCCGCTCGAGCGCGTACCACTCGAGGTCCTTGTGCCCGGGCGTGAACTCGACCGTGACCTTCGCCGGCTTGACGTCCTCGAGTGCCGTCGAGAGCGTGCGCAGCGCGTAGTACACCGGCTGCGGCTGCGTCGGGCTGATCGGATCGGATGAGAACGTGTTGCGCAGCAGACTGACGTCTTGGCCCGTCATGTGCGTCTGGAACAACTCGTTCCAGAACGCCGCGATGCCCAGCGCCACGTTCGTTGTCGCAAACCGCGCGGTGATCTTCGCTTTCTGGATCTCGGTGAAGGCCGTCGCATCCCGGGCAGTGTGCGGATACCCGGCGCACCAGTCCCATTCGCT carries:
- a CDS encoding discoidin domain-containing protein translates to MKPTPTIEDFATVEATCDGVPVYAFGYTYIHGVSPDFIPGLTWQDGVGAGTKLVPKKSWEITNNLLGSTPAREPRSLRIDDQPLLCVHLIDGDPETCWCSRAQIEPDFEPVWIRIDLAAEAEIGAVRLVLHRQGMRGYAPIPGEPKDTAGVGQGLPRKLTVKVSRDAHHWETVYENDELAANPAMEPIEIRFDGRRAKQIWIVGENLPDVLGLGHAFSISGVEVLDAEGTNLALHSRGAGVTVSSTHLG